A stretch of Phragmites australis chromosome 12, lpPhrAust1.1, whole genome shotgun sequence DNA encodes these proteins:
- the LOC133887102 gene encoding receptor-like protein EIX1, translating to MNTALVGQISHSLLSLDHLVHLDLSMNYLNGSSSHIPEFLSSLANLRYLNLSGIPFSGRVPPDLANLSKLQYLDFSGIPFSGRVPPHLGNLSKLQYLDLSEGQLMYSTDISWLAGLPLLEYLSMSGVNLSTIVDWPDVVNLIPSLKVLSLSYCSLLNANQSLPRINLTNLERLDLSENKFDHPMASSWLWNLTGLQYLILRGTDLYGPVPDALGDMTSLQVLDLSISQNMGMMTAILKKLCNLTVLDLSLCNLYGNLKELIERMPQCPSNKLQKLYLGYNNITGIMPCQMAHLTSLAVLDIHGNHLTGAIPPGVGQLANLTVLDLSENKLSGHVPAEIGMLANLTVLHLGFNELNGDITQKHFARLTKLKILDLSRNSLKIRVSSEWLPPFSLEGANLPYCQIGPLFPAWLQFQVNIQWVDISSTGLVDKLPDWFSTTFSKTTYLDISHNQINGRLPKNIELMSLQYFFLSSNELTGQIPSLPRNLSMLDLSLNSLSGNLPAKFGTPYLGALNLFSNHITGGLSGSICELQMLFFLDLGNNLFEGELPRCFPAIPSFLLLSNNNFSGDFPPFLQSSMQLYFLDLSRNKFSGKLPQWIGGLVGLRFLQLSKNMFSGNIPTSLTNLTRLHRLNVASNRLSGAIPWDLSSLTAMTGKHVKDSRIDSFPYGGYVRMYICLMKSENTSLRSPRGENYITMSEFLKW from the coding sequence ATGAACACGGCGTTGGTCGGACAGATAAGTCATTCCTTGCTCTCGCTGGATCATCTAGTCCACCTTGATCTCAGCATGAACTACCTTAACGGCTCGAGCAGCCATATACCAGAGTTCTTGAGCTCTTTGGCGAACTTGAGATATCTTAACCTCTCCGGCATACCATTCTCTGGTAGAGTGCCTCCCGACCTTGCTAACCTCTCAAAGTTGCAGTATCTTGACTTCTCCGGCATACCATTCTCTGGTAGAGTGCCTCCCCACCTTGGCAACCTCTCAAAGTTGCAGTATCTTGACCTCTCGGAGGGTCAACTTATGTACTCAACCGACATTTCATGGTTAGCAGGCCTTCCTTTGTTGGAGTATCTGAGCATGAGCGGGGTAAACCTCAGCACAATTGTTGATTGGCCTGATGTGGTGAACTTGATTCCTTCTTTGAAAGTCCTCAGTCTTAGTTATTGTTCTCTTCTAAATGCAAACCAATCACTCCCACGTATTAACCTTACAAATCTTGAAAGGCTTGATCTCTCGGAAAACAAATTTGACCACCCAATGGCATCCAGCTGGCTTTGGAATTTGACAGGCCTCCAATATCTCATTCTTCGGGGAACTGATCTATACGGTCCAGTTCCTGATGCACTAGGAGATATGACGTCCCTCCAAGTCCTTGATTTGTCAATTAGTCAGAACATGGGTATGATGACAGCAATCTTGAAGAAACTATGCAACCTGACTGTCCTAGACCTCAGCTTGTGTAATCTTTATGGAAATCTGAAGGAATTGATAGAGCGGATGCCGCAATGCCCCTCGAACAAACTGCAGAAATTGTATCTGGGATATAATAATATTACTGGAATCATGCCATGTCAGATGGCACACTTGACCAGCTTAGCTGTTCTTGACATCCATGGCAACCATCTAACTGGAGCCATACCACCAGGGGTGGGGCAGCTTGCTAATTTAACTGTTCTAGACCTCTCTGAAAACAAACTTTCTGGACATGTGCCAGCTGAGATTGGTATGCTTGCTAATTTAACTGTTCTACACCTgggtttcaatgaattgaaCGGTGATATCACACAAAAACACTTCGcgagattaacaaaattgaagATTCTAGACTTATCTCGAAATTCCTTGAAGATTAGAGTTTCTTCTGAATGGCTCCCTCCGTTCAGTTTAGAAGGAGCAAATTTACCATATTGCCAAATAGGTCCTCTATTTCCTGCTTGGCTTCAATTTCAGGTGAATATTCAGTGGGTTGATATCTCAAGCACAGGTCTAGTCGATAAGCTTCCTGACTGGTTCAGTACTACATTCTCGAAGACCACCTATTTGGACATCTCCCACAATCAAATCAATGGGAGATTGCCAAAAAACATAGAGTTGATGTCCTTGCAATATTTCTTTCTCAGTTCGAATGAATTAACTGGTCAAATACCGTCCTTACCAAGAAATCTTAGCATGTTGGACCTCTCATTAAACTCTTTATCTGGAAACCTGCCAGCAAAATTTGGAACTCCATATCTAGGAGCTCTAAATTTGTTCTCCAATCACATCACTGGTGGTCTTTCTGGATCTATTTGTGAACTACAAATgttattttttttggatttaggtAACAATCTTTTCGAGGGGGAGCTTCCTCGATGTTTTCCAGCTATCCCCAGCTTTCTACTGTTAAGTAATAATAATTTCTCAGGTGACTTCCCACCATTCCTGCAAAGCTCCATGCAATTGTATTTCCTTGACTTATCACGAAACAAGTTCTCTGGAAAATTACCACAGTGGATTGGAGGTTTGGTGGGATTACGGTTCCTACAATTAAGCAAGAACATGTTCTCTGGGAATATTCCGACCAGCCTCACAAATCTTACTCGCCTTCATCGTTTGAATGTAGCCAGCAATAGGTTGTCAGGTGCCATACCCTGGGATCTGTCAAGTCTGACAGCTATGACAGGAAAACATGTGAAGGACTCTAGGATTGACTCATTTCCTTATGGAGGGTATGTCCGTATGTATATATGCCTCATGAAGTCGGAGAATACTTCTCTGCGGTCACCAAGGGGCGAGAACTACATTACAATGTCAGAATTTTTGAAATGGTGA
- the LOC133886391 gene encoding uncharacterized protein LOC133886391, with translation MARMGVNATVLLLVLAALACCHAGAAGNGEQGGCQLSDIKVSQEKTRKVVEGQPEYRVTIENLCPCPQAYVNVHCNGLPSVEPIDSSKIKVEDELCMVASEMFKGSPVTFTYAWKTPQDFAVVSAEPQC, from the coding sequence ATGGCTCGCATGGGGGTCAATGCCACCGTCCTCTTGCTCGTCCTCGCCGCCCTGGCCTGCTGCCATGCGGGCGCTGCAGGCAACGGGGAGCAGGGTGGCTGTCAGCTGTCGGACATCAAGGTCTCGCAGGAGAAGACGAGGAAGGTGGTGGAGGGACAGCCGGAGTACCGGGTGACCATCGAGAACCTGTGCCCATGCCCGCAGGCCTACGTCAACGTGCACTGCAACGGCCTGCCCAGCGTCGAGCCGATAGACAGCAGCAAGATCAAAGTGGAGGATGAGCTCTGCATGGTCGCCAGCGAGATGTTCAAGGGGTCGCCCGTCACCTTCACATACGCATGGAAGACGCCGCAGGACTTCGCCGTCGTCAGCGCCGAGCCGCAGTGCTGA
- the LOC133886392 gene encoding TPD1 protein homolog 1A-like, with amino-acid sequence MAWTANATFLLVLAALICCHALTGNAQFTTAGCQLSDIHVSTVRTGNVVGGQPEYRVTIENRCSCPQNGVRVHCAGLPSTEPVDESKIRTEDGGVCLVNDGMNFSRGSPVTFTYAWKMPQEFKPAMAVSRCGYPPSSSRDIMG; translated from the coding sequence ATGGCTTGGACAGCCAATGCCACCTTCCTGCTCGTCCTCGCCGCCCTAATTTGCTGCCATGCGCTAACGGGCAACGCACAGTTCACTACGGCCGGCTGTCAACTGTCCGACATCCACGTCTCGACGGTGCGGACCGGGAATGTGGTCGGGGGCCAGCCGGAGTACCGGGTGACCATCGAGAACCGCTGCTCGTGCCCGCAGAACGGCGTCAGGGTACACTGCGCCGGCCTGCCCAGCACCGAGCCCGTGGATGAGAGCAAAATCCGCACGGAGGACGGCGGGGTCTGCCTCGTCAACGACGGCATGAACTTCTCCCGTGGATCGCCCGTGACGTTCACCTACGCGTGGAAGATGCCGCAGGAGTTCAAACCCGCCATGGCCGTGTCCCGGTGCGGATACCCACCGTCCTCGTCGAGAGATATCATGggctga